A region from the Streptomyces tsukubensis genome encodes:
- a CDS encoding response regulator — MTVRVLLADDQLLVRAGFRALLDAQEDIEVAGEAADGAEAVRLVGEVRPDVVLMDIRMPVLDGLAATRRITGDAGLAEVKVVMLTTFELDEYVFEAIRSGASGFLVKDTEPDELLRAVRAVVAGDALLSPGVTRRLIAEFAARSKAPADDGLLTGLTEREREVMALVGIGLSNEEIARRLVVSPLTAKTHVSRTMVKLGARDRAQLVVLAYESGLVRPGWLG; from the coding sequence ATGACGGTCCGGGTTCTGCTCGCCGATGACCAGCTGCTGGTCCGGGCCGGTTTCCGGGCGCTGCTCGACGCCCAGGAGGACATCGAGGTCGCGGGCGAGGCGGCAGACGGCGCGGAGGCCGTCCGGCTGGTGGGCGAAGTACGTCCCGACGTCGTCCTGATGGACATCCGGATGCCCGTGCTCGACGGCCTCGCCGCAACCCGCAGGATCACCGGGGACGCCGGACTGGCCGAGGTCAAGGTGGTCATGCTGACCACCTTCGAACTGGACGAGTACGTCTTCGAGGCGATCCGCTCCGGCGCCTCCGGCTTCCTGGTGAAGGACACCGAGCCGGACGAACTGCTGCGCGCCGTCCGCGCCGTGGTCGCCGGGGACGCCCTGCTCTCCCCGGGAGTGACGCGCAGGCTGATCGCCGAGTTCGCCGCCCGCTCCAAGGCCCCCGCCGACGACGGCCTCCTCACGGGCCTCACCGAACGCGAGCGGGAAGTGATGGCACTCGTCGGCATCGGCCTCTCGAACGAGGAGATAGCCCGGCGGCTCGTCGTCAGCCCGCTCACCGCCAAGACCCATGTGAGCCGCACGATGGTCAAACTCGGCGCCCGCGACCGGGCCCAGCTCGTCGTCCTCGCCTACGAGTCGGGTCTGGTCCGCCCCGGCTGGCTGGGCTGA